A single genomic interval of Dysidea avara chromosome 8, odDysAvar1.4, whole genome shotgun sequence harbors:
- the LOC136263922 gene encoding sodium- and chloride-dependent glycine transporter 2-like isoform X3 produces the protein MNRENVGYRLMMGGNCSDVPTTKAIEECTEDFTKFVSRHFVYYKYYWYNHVIHVSNDIGDADEFKWQLLICMFCAWLITYLCLFRGIKSSGKAAYVTAVFPYIVVTILVFRGVTLDGSGDGVEFLFKSDWSKLYLPQVWLEAATQIFFSLGISTGGIIALSSYSSSSNTALRDTTFVCIVNSATSLFSSITIFLVLGFKAHETGVSIDDVANGPGLAFNVFTEAITLLPGSPFWAVLFFTILITLGVDGQFTLLESLLTVLFDSKHIAKIRKEIVIAVVCIVLFIVSIPFVLGNGFYLFQMFDQFSGTIPLLFITICEYIGIVWVYGTHKFLTGVVKPDRQGVFFFWWLWWTIVAPLLMIAVFIGSLATSFSEPLEYVRYQNSEEQNHIAYPGWTRFVGSLLVISTTLPIPLIFIIRLIWKKEEKKIAIDWFVNFPTRCRGAWDNFKQFWSNVELKKNPIYDRCCRHRSWTPNQPQFVDMQVNNDDDDGKDL, from the exons ATGAATAGAGAAAATGTCGGTTATCGTCTAATGATGGGAGGAAATTGTAGTGATGTTCCCACTACTAAAGCTATTGAGGAGTGTACTGAGGACTTTaccaagt TTGTATCTAGGCATTTTGTGTACTACAAGTACTACTGGTACAATCATGTGATACATGTCAGTAATGATATTGGAGATGCTGATGAATTCAAATGGCAGTTGTTGATTTGTATGTTTTGTGCATGGCTGATCACTTACCTGTGTTTATTCAGAGGAATCAAGTCTTCTGGAAAG GCAGCCTATGTCACAGCAGTGTTCCCTTATATAGTAGTGACCATATTGGTCTTCAGAGGAGTCACTTTGGATGGTTCTGGGGATGGAGTGGAGTTCTTGTTTAAATCAGAT TGGAGTAAACTATATCTACCCCAAGTATGGTTGGAGGCAGCTACTCAGATATTCTTCTCACTGGGGATCTCAACTGGTGGAATCATTGCTCTCTCCAGTTACAGTAGCTCATCCAATACTGCACTAAGAGATACCACCTTTGTGTGTATTGTCAATAGTGCCACTTCACTCTTCTCCAGTATCACTATATTCTTAGTGTTGGGGTTTAAAGCTCATGAGACTGGAGTATCGATTGATGAT GTTGCCAACGGTCCTGGACTGGCATTCAATGTGTTCACAGAGGCCATCACGTTGTTACCAGGGTCTCCATTTTGGGCTGTGCTCTTCTTCACCATATTAATCACCCTCGGGGTGGATGGTCAGTTTACTTTACTGGAGAGTTTGTTAACAGTCCTGTTTGACAGTAAACACATTGCTAAGATCAGGAAGGAGATTGTAATAG CTGTTGTATGCATTGTGCTGTTCATTGTCAGTATCCCATTTGTGCTCGGCAATGGATTCTACCTCTTTCAAATGTTTGACCAGTTTTCAGGAACCATACCACTGTTGTTTATTACCATCTGTGAATACATTGGGATTGTCTGGGTGTATGGAACACACAA GTTTCTTACTGGTGTTGTCAAGCCGGATCGACAAGGTGTTTTCTTCTTCTGGTGGCTGTGGTGGACAATTGTTGCTCCTTTGCTAATGATTGCTGTGTTTATTGGCAGTCTTGCAACCAGCTTTTCAGAACCATTAGAATATGTGAGGTATCAAAAC tctgAAGAACAAAATCATATTGCTTATCCCGGCTGGACACGTTTCGTTGGATCGTTGTTGGTCATTTCAACAACACTACCGATCCCTTTGATTTTCATCATCAGATTAATATGGAAGAAAGAAGAGAAGAAGATTGCTATTGACTGGTTTGTCAACTTTCCCACAAGATGTCGTGGAGCGTGGGACAACTTTAAACAGTTTTGGTCAAATGTTGAACTTAAAAAAAACCCAATTTATGACAGATGTTGCCGTCACAGGTCATGGACACCTAACCAGCCACAATTTGTAGATATGCAAgtaaacaatgatgatgatgatgggaAGGATctctga
- the LOC136263935 gene encoding uncharacterized protein, with protein MESLGNSKENPIALSETESDSSSESNDDELTIVDGSPMKVLSQTKYSDMVRIFNEDSTGISSHDTCTVRKKLKFDQSHGDKMVQPVYEFPPEKYSANRIITILLTAKPEEIYKLKPRNINKSSTFVVDVRCLKNQEDIKKDEFGIWQYSGSHPQCFLVTQKDDIMCIGI; from the exons ATGGAGTCACTA GGAAACTCAAAAGAGAATCCAATCGCCTTGTCAGAAACAGAATCTGACAGTAGCAGTGAGTCTAATGATGATGAGCTCACAATAGTTGACGGTTCACCAATGAAAGTGTTGTCTCAAACTAAATATAG TGACATGGTAAGGATTTTTAATGAGGACTCCACTGGAATCAGTT CACatgatacatgtacagtgcGGAAGAAGTTGAAGTTTGATCAAAGCCATGGAGACAAGATGGTTCAACCAGTGTATGAATTCCCTCCAGAGAAGTATAGTGCTAACAGAATAATTACAATTCTACTAACAGCAAAGCCAGAAGAAATTTACAAGCTTAAACCTAGAAACATTAACAAGAGCTCTACCTTTGTAGTGGATGTACGGTGTCTTAAGAATcaagaagacatcaagaaagaTGAATTTGGCATATGGCAATATTCAGGGTCACACCCACAGTGTTTTCTTGTTACACAGAAAGATGATATTATGTGCATTGGTATTTAA
- the LOC136263922 gene encoding sodium- and chloride-dependent glycine transporter 2-like isoform X4, with amino-acid sequence MYKVLPVRVDVFMFVFRVMLGATDCGKILSISQFVSRHFVYYKYYWYNHVIHVSNDIGDADEFKWQLLICMFCAWLITYLCLFRGIKSSGKAAYVTAVFPYIVVTILVFRGVTLDGSGDGVEFLFKSDWSKLYLPQVWLEAATQIFFSLGISTGGIIALSSYSSSSNTALRDTTFVCIVNSATSLFSSITIFLVLGFKAHETGVSIDDVANGPGLAFNVFTEAITLLPGSPFWAVLFFTILITLGVDGQFTLLESLLTVLFDSKHIAKIRKEIVIAVVCIVLFIVSIPFVLGNGFYLFQMFDQFSGTIPLLFITICEYIGIVWVYGTHKFLTGVVKPDRQGVFFFWWLWWTIVAPLLMIAVFIGSLATSFSEPLEYVRYQNSEEQNHIAYPGWTRFVGSLLVISTTLPIPLIFIIRLIWKKEEKKIAIDWFVNFPTRCRGAWDNFKQFWSNVELKKNPIYDRCCRHRSWTPNQPQFVDMQVNNDDDDGKDL; translated from the exons ATGTACAAAGTGTTACCAGTGAGAGTGGATGTCTTCA tgttTGTGTTCAGAGTAATGTTGGGAGCTACTGATTGTGGCAAGATTCTGAGCATCTCTCAAT TTGTATCTAGGCATTTTGTGTACTACAAGTACTACTGGTACAATCATGTGATACATGTCAGTAATGATATTGGAGATGCTGATGAATTCAAATGGCAGTTGTTGATTTGTATGTTTTGTGCATGGCTGATCACTTACCTGTGTTTATTCAGAGGAATCAAGTCTTCTGGAAAG GCAGCCTATGTCACAGCAGTGTTCCCTTATATAGTAGTGACCATATTGGTCTTCAGAGGAGTCACTTTGGATGGTTCTGGGGATGGAGTGGAGTTCTTGTTTAAATCAGAT TGGAGTAAACTATATCTACCCCAAGTATGGTTGGAGGCAGCTACTCAGATATTCTTCTCACTGGGGATCTCAACTGGTGGAATCATTGCTCTCTCCAGTTACAGTAGCTCATCCAATACTGCACTAAGAGATACCACCTTTGTGTGTATTGTCAATAGTGCCACTTCACTCTTCTCCAGTATCACTATATTCTTAGTGTTGGGGTTTAAAGCTCATGAGACTGGAGTATCGATTGATGAT GTTGCCAACGGTCCTGGACTGGCATTCAATGTGTTCACAGAGGCCATCACGTTGTTACCAGGGTCTCCATTTTGGGCTGTGCTCTTCTTCACCATATTAATCACCCTCGGGGTGGATGGTCAGTTTACTTTACTGGAGAGTTTGTTAACAGTCCTGTTTGACAGTAAACACATTGCTAAGATCAGGAAGGAGATTGTAATAG CTGTTGTATGCATTGTGCTGTTCATTGTCAGTATCCCATTTGTGCTCGGCAATGGATTCTACCTCTTTCAAATGTTTGACCAGTTTTCAGGAACCATACCACTGTTGTTTATTACCATCTGTGAATACATTGGGATTGTCTGGGTGTATGGAACACACAA GTTTCTTACTGGTGTTGTCAAGCCGGATCGACAAGGTGTTTTCTTCTTCTGGTGGCTGTGGTGGACAATTGTTGCTCCTTTGCTAATGATTGCTGTGTTTATTGGCAGTCTTGCAACCAGCTTTTCAGAACCATTAGAATATGTGAGGTATCAAAAC tctgAAGAACAAAATCATATTGCTTATCCCGGCTGGACACGTTTCGTTGGATCGTTGTTGGTCATTTCAACAACACTACCGATCCCTTTGATTTTCATCATCAGATTAATATGGAAGAAAGAAGAGAAGAAGATTGCTATTGACTGGTTTGTCAACTTTCCCACAAGATGTCGTGGAGCGTGGGACAACTTTAAACAGTTTTGGTCAAATGTTGAACTTAAAAAAAACCCAATTTATGACAGATGTTGCCGTCACAGGTCATGGACACCTAACCAGCCACAATTTGTAGATATGCAAgtaaacaatgatgatgatgatgggaAGGATctctga
- the LOC136263922 gene encoding sodium- and chloride-dependent glycine transporter 2-like isoform X5, which produces MFSLLKLLRSVLRTLPIVSRHFVYYKYYWYNHVIHVSNDIGDADEFKWQLLICMFCAWLITYLCLFRGIKSSGKAAYVTAVFPYIVVTILVFRGVTLDGSGDGVEFLFKSDWSKLYLPQVWLEAATQIFFSLGISTGGIIALSSYSSSSNTALRDTTFVCIVNSATSLFSSITIFLVLGFKAHETGVSIDDVANGPGLAFNVFTEAITLLPGSPFWAVLFFTILITLGVDGQFTLLESLLTVLFDSKHIAKIRKEIVIAVVCIVLFIVSIPFVLGNGFYLFQMFDQFSGTIPLLFITICEYIGIVWVYGTHKFLTGVVKPDRQGVFFFWWLWWTIVAPLLMIAVFIGSLATSFSEPLEYVRYQNSEEQNHIAYPGWTRFVGSLLVISTTLPIPLIFIIRLIWKKEEKKIAIDWFVNFPTRCRGAWDNFKQFWSNVELKKNPIYDRCCRHRSWTPNQPQFVDMQVNNDDDDGKDL; this is translated from the exons TTGTATCTAGGCATTTTGTGTACTACAAGTACTACTGGTACAATCATGTGATACATGTCAGTAATGATATTGGAGATGCTGATGAATTCAAATGGCAGTTGTTGATTTGTATGTTTTGTGCATGGCTGATCACTTACCTGTGTTTATTCAGAGGAATCAAGTCTTCTGGAAAG GCAGCCTATGTCACAGCAGTGTTCCCTTATATAGTAGTGACCATATTGGTCTTCAGAGGAGTCACTTTGGATGGTTCTGGGGATGGAGTGGAGTTCTTGTTTAAATCAGAT TGGAGTAAACTATATCTACCCCAAGTATGGTTGGAGGCAGCTACTCAGATATTCTTCTCACTGGGGATCTCAACTGGTGGAATCATTGCTCTCTCCAGTTACAGTAGCTCATCCAATACTGCACTAAGAGATACCACCTTTGTGTGTATTGTCAATAGTGCCACTTCACTCTTCTCCAGTATCACTATATTCTTAGTGTTGGGGTTTAAAGCTCATGAGACTGGAGTATCGATTGATGAT GTTGCCAACGGTCCTGGACTGGCATTCAATGTGTTCACAGAGGCCATCACGTTGTTACCAGGGTCTCCATTTTGGGCTGTGCTCTTCTTCACCATATTAATCACCCTCGGGGTGGATGGTCAGTTTACTTTACTGGAGAGTTTGTTAACAGTCCTGTTTGACAGTAAACACATTGCTAAGATCAGGAAGGAGATTGTAATAG CTGTTGTATGCATTGTGCTGTTCATTGTCAGTATCCCATTTGTGCTCGGCAATGGATTCTACCTCTTTCAAATGTTTGACCAGTTTTCAGGAACCATACCACTGTTGTTTATTACCATCTGTGAATACATTGGGATTGTCTGGGTGTATGGAACACACAA GTTTCTTACTGGTGTTGTCAAGCCGGATCGACAAGGTGTTTTCTTCTTCTGGTGGCTGTGGTGGACAATTGTTGCTCCTTTGCTAATGATTGCTGTGTTTATTGGCAGTCTTGCAACCAGCTTTTCAGAACCATTAGAATATGTGAGGTATCAAAAC tctgAAGAACAAAATCATATTGCTTATCCCGGCTGGACACGTTTCGTTGGATCGTTGTTGGTCATTTCAACAACACTACCGATCCCTTTGATTTTCATCATCAGATTAATATGGAAGAAAGAAGAGAAGAAGATTGCTATTGACTGGTTTGTCAACTTTCCCACAAGATGTCGTGGAGCGTGGGACAACTTTAAACAGTTTTGGTCAAATGTTGAACTTAAAAAAAACCCAATTTATGACAGATGTTGCCGTCACAGGTCATGGACACCTAACCAGCCACAATTTGTAGATATGCAAgtaaacaatgatgatgatgatgggaAGGATctctga
- the LOC136263922 gene encoding sodium- and chloride-dependent glycine transporter 2-like isoform X2, producing the protein MYKVLPVRVDVFISFHDPLPWENCCGYKVDHMNRENVGYRLMMGGNCSDVPTTKAIEECTEDFTKFVSRHFVYYKYYWYNHVIHVSNDIGDADEFKWQLLICMFCAWLITYLCLFRGIKSSGKAAYVTAVFPYIVVTILVFRGVTLDGSGDGVEFLFKSDWSKLYLPQVWLEAATQIFFSLGISTGGIIALSSYSSSSNTALRDTTFVCIVNSATSLFSSITIFLVLGFKAHETGVSIDDVANGPGLAFNVFTEAITLLPGSPFWAVLFFTILITLGVDGQFTLLESLLTVLFDSKHIAKIRKEIVIAVVCIVLFIVSIPFVLGNGFYLFQMFDQFSGTIPLLFITICEYIGIVWVYGTHKFLTGVVKPDRQGVFFFWWLWWTIVAPLLMIAVFIGSLATSFSEPLEYVRYQNSEEQNHIAYPGWTRFVGSLLVISTTLPIPLIFIIRLIWKKEEKKIAIDWFVNFPTRCRGAWDNFKQFWSNVELKKNPIYDRCCRHRSWTPNQPQFVDMQVNNDDDDGKDL; encoded by the exons ATGTACAAAGTGTTACCAGTGAGAGTGGATGTCTTCA TCTCATTTCATGATCCCCTGCCATGGGAGAACTGTTGTGGATACAAGGTGGATCATATGAATAGAGAAAATGTCGGTTATCGTCTAATGATGGGAGGAAATTGTAGTGATGTTCCCACTACTAAAGCTATTGAGGAGTGTACTGAGGACTTTaccaagt TTGTATCTAGGCATTTTGTGTACTACAAGTACTACTGGTACAATCATGTGATACATGTCAGTAATGATATTGGAGATGCTGATGAATTCAAATGGCAGTTGTTGATTTGTATGTTTTGTGCATGGCTGATCACTTACCTGTGTTTATTCAGAGGAATCAAGTCTTCTGGAAAG GCAGCCTATGTCACAGCAGTGTTCCCTTATATAGTAGTGACCATATTGGTCTTCAGAGGAGTCACTTTGGATGGTTCTGGGGATGGAGTGGAGTTCTTGTTTAAATCAGAT TGGAGTAAACTATATCTACCCCAAGTATGGTTGGAGGCAGCTACTCAGATATTCTTCTCACTGGGGATCTCAACTGGTGGAATCATTGCTCTCTCCAGTTACAGTAGCTCATCCAATACTGCACTAAGAGATACCACCTTTGTGTGTATTGTCAATAGTGCCACTTCACTCTTCTCCAGTATCACTATATTCTTAGTGTTGGGGTTTAAAGCTCATGAGACTGGAGTATCGATTGATGAT GTTGCCAACGGTCCTGGACTGGCATTCAATGTGTTCACAGAGGCCATCACGTTGTTACCAGGGTCTCCATTTTGGGCTGTGCTCTTCTTCACCATATTAATCACCCTCGGGGTGGATGGTCAGTTTACTTTACTGGAGAGTTTGTTAACAGTCCTGTTTGACAGTAAACACATTGCTAAGATCAGGAAGGAGATTGTAATAG CTGTTGTATGCATTGTGCTGTTCATTGTCAGTATCCCATTTGTGCTCGGCAATGGATTCTACCTCTTTCAAATGTTTGACCAGTTTTCAGGAACCATACCACTGTTGTTTATTACCATCTGTGAATACATTGGGATTGTCTGGGTGTATGGAACACACAA GTTTCTTACTGGTGTTGTCAAGCCGGATCGACAAGGTGTTTTCTTCTTCTGGTGGCTGTGGTGGACAATTGTTGCTCCTTTGCTAATGATTGCTGTGTTTATTGGCAGTCTTGCAACCAGCTTTTCAGAACCATTAGAATATGTGAGGTATCAAAAC tctgAAGAACAAAATCATATTGCTTATCCCGGCTGGACACGTTTCGTTGGATCGTTGTTGGTCATTTCAACAACACTACCGATCCCTTTGATTTTCATCATCAGATTAATATGGAAGAAAGAAGAGAAGAAGATTGCTATTGACTGGTTTGTCAACTTTCCCACAAGATGTCGTGGAGCGTGGGACAACTTTAAACAGTTTTGGTCAAATGTTGAACTTAAAAAAAACCCAATTTATGACAGATGTTGCCGTCACAGGTCATGGACACCTAACCAGCCACAATTTGTAGATATGCAAgtaaacaatgatgatgatgatgggaAGGATctctga
- the LOC136264776 gene encoding sodium-dependent neutral amino acid transporter B(0)AT1-like, translating into MEDITSSENRVLVNSMEEMKRKTMKDAGPRAQWDNRVLTLIGFAVELGNVWRYLYFVKGNGRVPYIITTISYLVNNIQTDWSHLLLKQNFKPIPHVSFNCAHKSIGIDCGLPLDVSHDSLKLCFFDSILDYVVYDGNLLIYLELTLGQKMRRGQAWGKVHVKVLKYYWYNHVIRVSDDIGDAGEFNWQLLICLFCA; encoded by the exons ATGGAGGACATCACTTCATCAGAGAACAGGGTCCTGGTTAACTCCATGGAGGAAATGA AGCGGAAAACAATGAAGGATGCTGGCCCACGTGCACAATGGGACAACAGAGTACTCACTCTAATTGGGTTCGCGGTAGAACTTGGGAATGTGTGGAGATATTTATACTTTGTGAAGGGAAATGGCAGAG TCCCATACATCATCACAACAATCAGTTATCTTGTAAACAACATTCAAACTGACTGGTCACATCTTTtactaaaacaaaattttaaacCAATTCCTCATGTGAGCTTCAACTGTGCTCACAAAAGTATAGGAATTGATTGTGGGCTACCATTGGATGTATCACATGATTCACTAAAGCT GTGCTTTTTTGATTCCATACTGGATTATGTTGTTTATGATGGGAATCTCCTCATTTATTTGGAGCTTACTCTTGGGCAGAAGATGCGTCGTGGTCAGGCATGGGGCAAAGTACAtgtgaaagtacttaa GTACTACTGGTACAATCATGTGATACGTGTCAGTGATGATATTGGAGATGCTGGGGAATTCAATTGGCAGTTGTTGATTTGTCTGTTTTGTGCATGA
- the LOC136263922 gene encoding sodium- and chloride-dependent glycine transporter 2-like isoform X1, whose translation MYKVLPVRVDVFMFVFRVMLGATDCGKILSISQFSFHDPLPWENCCGYKVDHMNRENVGYRLMMGGNCSDVPTTKAIEECTEDFTKFVSRHFVYYKYYWYNHVIHVSNDIGDADEFKWQLLICMFCAWLITYLCLFRGIKSSGKAAYVTAVFPYIVVTILVFRGVTLDGSGDGVEFLFKSDWSKLYLPQVWLEAATQIFFSLGISTGGIIALSSYSSSSNTALRDTTFVCIVNSATSLFSSITIFLVLGFKAHETGVSIDDVANGPGLAFNVFTEAITLLPGSPFWAVLFFTILITLGVDGQFTLLESLLTVLFDSKHIAKIRKEIVIAVVCIVLFIVSIPFVLGNGFYLFQMFDQFSGTIPLLFITICEYIGIVWVYGTHKFLTGVVKPDRQGVFFFWWLWWTIVAPLLMIAVFIGSLATSFSEPLEYVRYQNSEEQNHIAYPGWTRFVGSLLVISTTLPIPLIFIIRLIWKKEEKKIAIDWFVNFPTRCRGAWDNFKQFWSNVELKKNPIYDRCCRHRSWTPNQPQFVDMQVNNDDDDGKDL comes from the exons ATGTACAAAGTGTTACCAGTGAGAGTGGATGTCTTCA tgttTGTGTTCAGAGTAATGTTGGGAGCTACTGATTGTGGCAAGATTCTGAGCATCTCTCAAT TCTCATTTCATGATCCCCTGCCATGGGAGAACTGTTGTGGATACAAGGTGGATCATATGAATAGAGAAAATGTCGGTTATCGTCTAATGATGGGAGGAAATTGTAGTGATGTTCCCACTACTAAAGCTATTGAGGAGTGTACTGAGGACTTTaccaagt TTGTATCTAGGCATTTTGTGTACTACAAGTACTACTGGTACAATCATGTGATACATGTCAGTAATGATATTGGAGATGCTGATGAATTCAAATGGCAGTTGTTGATTTGTATGTTTTGTGCATGGCTGATCACTTACCTGTGTTTATTCAGAGGAATCAAGTCTTCTGGAAAG GCAGCCTATGTCACAGCAGTGTTCCCTTATATAGTAGTGACCATATTGGTCTTCAGAGGAGTCACTTTGGATGGTTCTGGGGATGGAGTGGAGTTCTTGTTTAAATCAGAT TGGAGTAAACTATATCTACCCCAAGTATGGTTGGAGGCAGCTACTCAGATATTCTTCTCACTGGGGATCTCAACTGGTGGAATCATTGCTCTCTCCAGTTACAGTAGCTCATCCAATACTGCACTAAGAGATACCACCTTTGTGTGTATTGTCAATAGTGCCACTTCACTCTTCTCCAGTATCACTATATTCTTAGTGTTGGGGTTTAAAGCTCATGAGACTGGAGTATCGATTGATGAT GTTGCCAACGGTCCTGGACTGGCATTCAATGTGTTCACAGAGGCCATCACGTTGTTACCAGGGTCTCCATTTTGGGCTGTGCTCTTCTTCACCATATTAATCACCCTCGGGGTGGATGGTCAGTTTACTTTACTGGAGAGTTTGTTAACAGTCCTGTTTGACAGTAAACACATTGCTAAGATCAGGAAGGAGATTGTAATAG CTGTTGTATGCATTGTGCTGTTCATTGTCAGTATCCCATTTGTGCTCGGCAATGGATTCTACCTCTTTCAAATGTTTGACCAGTTTTCAGGAACCATACCACTGTTGTTTATTACCATCTGTGAATACATTGGGATTGTCTGGGTGTATGGAACACACAA GTTTCTTACTGGTGTTGTCAAGCCGGATCGACAAGGTGTTTTCTTCTTCTGGTGGCTGTGGTGGACAATTGTTGCTCCTTTGCTAATGATTGCTGTGTTTATTGGCAGTCTTGCAACCAGCTTTTCAGAACCATTAGAATATGTGAGGTATCAAAAC tctgAAGAACAAAATCATATTGCTTATCCCGGCTGGACACGTTTCGTTGGATCGTTGTTGGTCATTTCAACAACACTACCGATCCCTTTGATTTTCATCATCAGATTAATATGGAAGAAAGAAGAGAAGAAGATTGCTATTGACTGGTTTGTCAACTTTCCCACAAGATGTCGTGGAGCGTGGGACAACTTTAAACAGTTTTGGTCAAATGTTGAACTTAAAAAAAACCCAATTTATGACAGATGTTGCCGTCACAGGTCATGGACACCTAACCAGCCACAATTTGTAGATATGCAAgtaaacaatgatgatgatgatgggaAGGATctctga
- the LOC136263922 gene encoding sodium- and chloride-dependent glycine transporter 2-like isoform X6 codes for MFPLLKLLRSVLRTLPIVSRHFVYYKYYWYNHVIHVSNDIGDADEFKWQLLICMFCAWLITYLCLFRGIKSSGKAAYVTAVFPYIVVTILVFRGVTLDGSGDGVEFLFKSDWSKLYLPQVWLEAATQIFFSLGISTGGIIALSSYSSSSNTALRDTTFVCIVNSATSLFSSITIFLVLGFKAHETGVSIDDVANGPGLAFNVFTEAITLLPGSPFWAVLFFTILITLGVDGQFTLLESLLTVLFDSKHIAKIRKEIVIAVVCIVLFIVSIPFVLGNGFYLFQMFDQFSGTIPLLFITICEYIGIVWVYGTHKFLTGVVKPDRQGVFFFWWLWWTIVAPLLMIAVFIGSLATSFSEPLEYVRYQNSEEQNHIAYPGWTRFVGSLLVISTTLPIPLIFIIRLIWKKEEKKIAIDWFVNFPTRCRGAWDNFKQFWSNVELKKNPIYDRCCRHRSWTPNQPQFVDMQVNNDDDDGKDL; via the exons ATGTTCCCACTACTAAAGCTATTGAGGAGTGTACTGAGGACTTTaccaa TTGTATCTAGGCATTTTGTGTACTACAAGTACTACTGGTACAATCATGTGATACATGTCAGTAATGATATTGGAGATGCTGATGAATTCAAATGGCAGTTGTTGATTTGTATGTTTTGTGCATGGCTGATCACTTACCTGTGTTTATTCAGAGGAATCAAGTCTTCTGGAAAG GCAGCCTATGTCACAGCAGTGTTCCCTTATATAGTAGTGACCATATTGGTCTTCAGAGGAGTCACTTTGGATGGTTCTGGGGATGGAGTGGAGTTCTTGTTTAAATCAGAT TGGAGTAAACTATATCTACCCCAAGTATGGTTGGAGGCAGCTACTCAGATATTCTTCTCACTGGGGATCTCAACTGGTGGAATCATTGCTCTCTCCAGTTACAGTAGCTCATCCAATACTGCACTAAGAGATACCACCTTTGTGTGTATTGTCAATAGTGCCACTTCACTCTTCTCCAGTATCACTATATTCTTAGTGTTGGGGTTTAAAGCTCATGAGACTGGAGTATCGATTGATGAT GTTGCCAACGGTCCTGGACTGGCATTCAATGTGTTCACAGAGGCCATCACGTTGTTACCAGGGTCTCCATTTTGGGCTGTGCTCTTCTTCACCATATTAATCACCCTCGGGGTGGATGGTCAGTTTACTTTACTGGAGAGTTTGTTAACAGTCCTGTTTGACAGTAAACACATTGCTAAGATCAGGAAGGAGATTGTAATAG CTGTTGTATGCATTGTGCTGTTCATTGTCAGTATCCCATTTGTGCTCGGCAATGGATTCTACCTCTTTCAAATGTTTGACCAGTTTTCAGGAACCATACCACTGTTGTTTATTACCATCTGTGAATACATTGGGATTGTCTGGGTGTATGGAACACACAA GTTTCTTACTGGTGTTGTCAAGCCGGATCGACAAGGTGTTTTCTTCTTCTGGTGGCTGTGGTGGACAATTGTTGCTCCTTTGCTAATGATTGCTGTGTTTATTGGCAGTCTTGCAACCAGCTTTTCAGAACCATTAGAATATGTGAGGTATCAAAAC tctgAAGAACAAAATCATATTGCTTATCCCGGCTGGACACGTTTCGTTGGATCGTTGTTGGTCATTTCAACAACACTACCGATCCCTTTGATTTTCATCATCAGATTAATATGGAAGAAAGAAGAGAAGAAGATTGCTATTGACTGGTTTGTCAACTTTCCCACAAGATGTCGTGGAGCGTGGGACAACTTTAAACAGTTTTGGTCAAATGTTGAACTTAAAAAAAACCCAATTTATGACAGATGTTGCCGTCACAGGTCATGGACACCTAACCAGCCACAATTTGTAGATATGCAAgtaaacaatgatgatgatgatgggaAGGATctctga